The genomic segment GTAGTCAACGCGAATTTGAATACATAAATCGAATTATGTTTGGAGTAACTGAATATCTTACGCTTGAGCTTCGAGTACCCATTTTTTTAGAAGAAAAAGTTTCCGAAGTGGCGCATAGCGGAGATCCGTTTAGTTCATTTAAAACTGCGGGCGTTGGAAAGCTTGAGCTTGTCGGAAAGTTTCGAGTGTTTTATGATTATGGATTTCAAAAACGTAATCAGATTGTTGTGGTAGGTGGTGTTCTTCTTCCTACAGCGCGTCGAGCTACAACAGGAATAGATAAAAAACCGATTATTGATAACTCTTCCCTTGATTTTGTGCTTGGGACAGCAGGAGCATTTGAAACCACCAGATTTTATCATTTTGCATCCTTGATCGGTCGACTTAATACAGCAGCACGTCACATTAAAATGGGTAATCAATTCTTTTATTCATATGCTTTTGGTTTTAGGCTTGAAATGCCCGATGTCGATAAAGTAGACTGGGTTTTTCTTATCGATGTTGATGGAATCTGGACAGAAAAAACCAGGGTCAATGGTTCCAGATTAACTAACACGGGAAGCAATGTCATTTTTGCCGGGCCATCTTTTTTTAGATCACAAGGAAATGCGATGATTAAGGGGGGCATACAAGTACCCATTGCGCAACATATTAATGGATTGCAGGAAAAGAACGACTTTAGGTTAATGTTGGGTTTATTTCTTCAATTTTAAGAGAAAAGAGATTTCAATGAAATTATATAAAGCTTTGATTTTATTTGTCTTGTTTTTCACCAACCTCTCTTCAGAGATTTTCGAGGTAACCGTGCAGGTCGACGGGATGGTCTGTACCGCATGTGTTTCAACGATAAAGAGATCTCTTTTAGATAAAGTCCCCGAGCTTGCCGAAGTTAAAAAAATTGATTTAAGAACGGGGACTGTTGAACTTACGCTTAAAAAGGGAAATGGCCTCTCAAAGGATCAATTGCAAGAAAAATTGGACGAAGCAATGGAAAAATCAACCTATAAATTTCGAGATCTTCAGATTGAAAAAGAATCAGAAGATGAAGAGTAATGGTTTTATAGATAAAAAGGGGGCGTTACTTGAGCCCCCTGACATCATTATAAAATAAAGAAGAATCAAGAGTTTGTTTTATTTAATACAAGCTTTTATGCAATCAGCACACTTGGATATACAATCTTGGCAACTTTTTATGCATTGTTTATGCGTATCTGAGTCGTTATCACAATTCTTACAATCTTGAATACATGCATTACATGCGCGTATACATTTTGCACAGGCATCTAAGCAATCACTGCAAGTTTGATCGGTGCAATTTTTTTGGCATGCCTTACACTTGCTCACACAGTCTTGGCACGCTGCAATGCAAGCATTGCATTTACTTTTGCATGAATCATCCAGATCTGCTACGGCTTCGCATGATTTGATGCAATTATTACAGGCCTTAACACATGCTTTGCATTCCTTTTTACACATTGCTGATGAATGGTGCGCTGCGAAAAGTGATCCGCTTGAGAAAAATAATACCAATGTAAAAACTACTATTTTTTGTAGATTAAAGTTCATAAGATTCAACCTTCTTTTGTTTGTTTTTTAATTTTTAAAATAAATCTCTCCTCTCCTTAATTTGTAATGAAGTCATTTTTTATTATGTTGTTTATAAATATTAAAAGAAATAAACATGTAAATTAAATTATTATAGACTTCTACAAT from the Candidatus Dependentiae bacterium genome contains:
- a CDS encoding heavy-metal-associated domain-containing protein, with the translated sequence MKLYKALILFVLFFTNLSSEIFEVTVQVDGMVCTACVSTIKRSLLDKVPELAEVKKIDLRTGTVELTLKKGNGLSKDQLQEKLDEAMEKSTYKFRDLQIEKESEDEE